The sequence TTCGGGACCTTTGAGCCAACCCCGTTGATCAGTTGCTCCAACGCCCACCGCCCGATCTCTGGTTTCGGTTGCCGGTAGGCATCCACCATCTTTTGATACACGCTCCAGACCAGTTGAACCGGCTCATACTCCGGCGCCGTAAAAAGGTCCTCAAGCTTGGCTTTCTGCTTGTCAGTGGCTAAGGACAGCCCCGTGGTCAAGATCCGACGGCACTTATACAGCGGGTCATCCTTGCGTCCCCGCCGGCCATGCTGTCCGCGCTGGACCCGCTGCCGGGTTTGATCCAGGGCCTCGGAACCCAATTTGACGACATGGAACGGATCCAAGACCTCCACCGCGTGGGGAAGCTCTTCGGCAGCTGCGGTTTTGAAGCCGGTGAACCCGTCCATCGCGACCACGTCAATGCCCTGCTTCCACTGGTCGTCTTGTCCGGCCAGCCAGGTCTTGAATACGGCTTTGGACCTTCCTGGAACCATATCCAGCAGGCGTGCGGTGCCGGTGCCATCGCGCACGGCGGTGAGATCCACGATGACGGTGACGTATTTGTCGCCGGTGCGGGTATGCCTCCATACGTGTTCGTCTACGCCTAAGACCTTGACGCCGGAAAACCGTGCAGGGTCATCGATCAGCAGGCGTTGGCCTTCAGCCAGCACTGCGTCGTTGGCGGTATTCCAAGTGACGCCGAGGCCTTCGGCGATCCGTGAGACGGAGAGGTGTTGGCAGACCAAACCGTTCAAGGCCCAGGCCAGGCCGGTCCTGCTGATTTTCTGGCGTTCCGGTGCAGCTCTGGACAGATCTTCACGCCACACCCGTTGGCAGTGGCCGCAGCGGTAGCGTCGGTGTTTGATGACCAGGACGGTCGGACGCCAACCGAAGGGTTGGTGGGCAAGTCTGCGGGTGACGGTATCCCTCGGTGTTCCTTCGCCCCCGCAGGTGCGGCACCACGGGTTCGGGGTGGTGACGTGGCAGAGGATCTCGGCTTTCGCTGCGCCCAGGTACTGCCCAATTGCGGTGAGTCCTAAGCCATCAAGTCCGGTGAAAGTGGTGAGGTCTGGTTCGGTGAAGGTAGAATTGAGCAACGTCGAGGTCTTTCAAGAATGTTTGTGTGGAAACTTCCATTCTTCTGGAAGACCTCGACTTTTTCGCGTTTTGGCGACATGCCCGGGATCCCGGGTGTTGGTTTTAGGTGGCTACACTCTCAATCCTGAAGAGCCGGTAAAACCGGTAGGCTATGAATCGAATCAGACCCGTTTCAACTAGGAGTATTCACATGGCTAGTGATTCCACATTCGACGTCGTAAGCAAGGTTGATAGCCAGGAAGTCGCCAACGCGATGAACCAGGCTCAGAAGGAAATCGTACAGCGCTACGATTTCAAGGGCATTGGCGCTGAAGTTGATTTCAGCGGCGAGAAGATCCTGATGAAGGCCAACTCGGAAGAGCGCGTGAACGCAGTGCTCGATGTCTTCCAGTCCAAGCTGGTCAAGCGCGGCATTTCCTTGAAATCTCTGGATGCCGGCGAGCCATTCGCCTCGGGCAAGGAATACCGCATTGAGGCAAGTATCAAGGAGGGCATCGCCCAGGATGTTGCCAAGAAGATCAACAAGTTGATTCGCGATGAGGCTCCTAAGGGCGTCAAGTCCACCATCCAGGGTGACGAGCTGCGAGTATCTTCGAAGTCCCGCGATGATCTGCAGGCCAC comes from Glutamicibacter arilaitensis Re117 and encodes:
- a CDS encoding ISL3-like element ISAar20 family transposase, translating into MLNSTFTEPDLTTFTGLDGLGLTAIGQYLGAAKAEILCHVTTPNPWCRTCGGEGTPRDTVTRRLAHQPFGWRPTVLVIKHRRYRCGHCQRVWREDLSRAAPERQKISRTGLAWALNGLVCQHLSVSRIAEGLGVTWNTANDAVLAEGQRLLIDDPARFSGVKVLGVDEHVWRHTRTGDKYVTVIVDLTAVRDGTGTARLLDMVPGRSKAVFKTWLAGQDDQWKQGIDVVAMDGFTGFKTAAAEELPHAVEVLDPFHVVKLGSEALDQTRQRVQRGQHGRRGRKDDPLYKCRRILTTGLSLATDKQKAKLEDLFTAPEYEPVQLVWSVYQKMVDAYRQPKPEIGRWALEQLINGVGSKVPKGLPELKKLGGTLRRRKTDILAYFDHVGSSNGPTEALNGRLEHLRGIALGFKNLTHYIARSLLETGGFRPWLHSQS
- a CDS encoding YajQ family cyclic di-GMP-binding protein, whose translation is MASDSTFDVVSKVDSQEVANAMNQAQKEIVQRYDFKGIGAEVDFSGEKILMKANSEERVNAVLDVFQSKLVKRGISLKSLDAGEPFASGKEYRIEASIKEGIAQDVAKKINKLIRDEAPKGVKSTIQGDELRVSSKSRDDLQATMALLRDFEEADLQFVNFR